A single window of Rhizobium indicum DNA harbors:
- the maiA gene encoding maleylacetoacetate isomerase: MKLYQNEISSATSRVGIALALKGLTAEALPVSILGEDAESRQAGYRSVNPQGLVPALLTDSGVLITQSLAIVEYLDEFHPEPPLLPDTAEGRALARSIALAIAAEIHALLPPRIGLHLKTAFQADADAVAAWSRHWVGEGMAAVETMIAGRRQGAFAIGDRPGIADIFLFPQAISARRMGFDLALWPNIAEIVGRLEAIPAFQENAPAPRR, from the coding sequence GTGAAACTCTATCAGAACGAAATTTCTTCGGCGACGTCGAGAGTCGGTATCGCGCTCGCTCTGAAGGGACTGACGGCAGAAGCGCTGCCGGTTAGCATCCTCGGTGAAGATGCCGAGAGCCGGCAGGCCGGATATCGCAGCGTCAATCCGCAAGGGCTGGTGCCGGCCTTGCTTACGGATAGCGGCGTCCTCATCACCCAGTCACTGGCGATCGTCGAATATCTCGACGAGTTTCACCCCGAACCGCCGCTGCTGCCCGACACGGCGGAGGGCAGGGCGCTGGCGCGGTCGATCGCGCTTGCAATCGCAGCCGAGATCCATGCGCTGCTGCCGCCGCGCATCGGCCTGCACCTCAAAACGGCCTTCCAGGCGGATGCCGATGCCGTTGCAGCCTGGAGCCGTCACTGGGTCGGCGAGGGAATGGCCGCTGTAGAGACGATGATCGCCGGCCGCAGGCAAGGCGCCTTCGCCATCGGCGACCGGCCTGGTATTGCCGATATCTTTCTCTTCCCGCAGGCGATCAGCGCCCGGCGCATGGGCTTCGATCTCGCCCTGTGGCCCAATATCGCGGAGATTGTCGGCAGGCTCGAGGCGATCCCGGCTTTCCAGGAGAATGCACCGGCGCCGAGACGATGA
- a CDS encoding aldo/keto reductase: protein MQKRELGKSGLQVSAIGLGCMGLSYGYGPATDIQEATALIRRAFERGVTFFDTAEAYGPYKNEELLGEALAPFREEVVIATKFGFNFDANGGQSGMNSRPERIRAVADQALKRLKTDVIDLFYQHRVDPDVPIEDVAGTVKALIAEGKVRHFGLSEAGAQTIRRAHAVQPVAALQSEYSLWWREPEQEILPTLEELGIGFVPFSPLGKGFLTGAISETTTFDSKDFRNVVPRFSQEARKANQALVDRLGEIAARKKATSAQVALAWLQAQKPWIVPIPGTTKLHRLEENIRAAEVELTAEDLGNIESALATIKVEGDRYPAHLQARVNR, encoded by the coding sequence ATGCAGAAGCGTGAACTTGGAAAGAGCGGACTTCAAGTCTCAGCCATCGGTCTCGGCTGCATGGGGCTGAGTTACGGGTATGGCCCGGCGACGGATATTCAGGAAGCGACAGCACTGATCCGGCGGGCATTTGAACGCGGCGTGACCTTCTTCGACACAGCCGAGGCCTATGGCCCCTATAAGAACGAAGAGCTTCTGGGAGAGGCGCTCGCCCCATTCCGCGAAGAGGTGGTGATCGCCACGAAATTCGGTTTCAACTTCGATGCCAATGGCGGCCAGAGCGGCATGAACAGCCGTCCGGAGCGGATCCGCGCGGTGGCCGACCAGGCGCTGAAGCGTTTGAAGACCGATGTCATCGATCTCTTCTACCAGCATCGCGTCGATCCCGATGTTCCGATCGAGGATGTCGCCGGCACGGTCAAGGCGCTGATCGCGGAAGGCAAGGTCAGGCATTTCGGCCTCTCGGAAGCGGGCGCCCAGACGATCCGCCGCGCCCATGCCGTCCAGCCGGTGGCGGCACTGCAGAGCGAATATTCGCTGTGGTGGCGCGAGCCCGAGCAGGAAATCCTGCCGACGCTCGAAGAACTCGGCATCGGTTTCGTGCCCTTCAGCCCGCTCGGTAAGGGCTTCCTGACTGGCGCGATCAGCGAAACGACCACCTTCGACAGCAAGGATTTCCGCAACGTCGTGCCGCGCTTTTCTCAGGAGGCGCGAAAGGCCAACCAGGCGCTCGTCGATCGTCTCGGAGAAATCGCCGCCCGCAAGAAGGCCACCTCCGCCCAGGTCGCTCTCGCATGGCTGCAGGCGCAGAAGCCCTGGATCGTGCCGATCCCCGGCACCACCAAGCTGCATCGCCTCGAGGAGAACATCCGGGCCGCCGAGGTCGAACTGACGGCCGAGGATCTCGGCAATATCGAAAGCGCGCTCGCCACCATCAAGGTGGAAGGCGATCGATATCCCGCGCATCTGCAGGCAAGGGTCAACCGCTGA
- a CDS encoding (R)-mandelonitrile lyase, translating to MDIKRSGSQPSAKGPTDWFTGSVRVDPLFAVTSPARAAGASVTFEPGARTAWHTHPLGQTLIVTLGCGRVQRDGGPVEEIRAGDVVCFAPGERHWHGASPTTAVTHIAIQEQLDGKVVDWMEHVTDTQYQG from the coding sequence ATGGATATCAAGCGAAGCGGTTCGCAGCCATCGGCCAAGGGACCGACCGATTGGTTTACCGGCAGCGTGCGTGTCGACCCGCTGTTTGCCGTGACCAGCCCCGCACGCGCGGCTGGCGCCAGCGTCACCTTCGAGCCCGGCGCCCGAACCGCCTGGCACACCCATCCGCTCGGCCAGACGTTGATCGTCACATTGGGCTGCGGTCGCGTGCAGCGCGACGGCGGCCCCGTCGAGGAGATCCGCGCCGGCGACGTCGTCTGCTTCGCACCGGGTGAACGCCATTGGCACGGCGCATCGCCGACGACGGCAGTGACCCATATCGCCATCCAGGAACAGCTCGACGGCAAGGTCGTCGACTGGATGGAGCATGTCACCGACACGCAATACCAAGGTTAG
- a CDS encoding LysR family transcriptional regulator, producing MPRPAVNDLIAFIAVARAQSFTKAAGKLGVSQSALSHTIRGLEERLGLRLLTRTTRSVSPTEAGERLLVSIGPRLDEIESELAALSAFREKPAGTIRINAGEHAADAVLWPALQKLLPDYPDINVEIIVDYGLTDIVAERYDAGVRLGEQVAKDMIAVRIGTDMRMAVVGAPAYFDTRPKPLTPQDLTDHNCINLRLPTYGSVYAWEFEKDGRELRVRVEGQLVFNNIALRLNAVLAGLGLAYMPENLVETHLAEGRLVRVLEDWCLPFSGYHLYYPSRRHTSPAFALVVDALRYRG from the coding sequence ATGCCGCGCCCCGCCGTCAACGACCTCATCGCCTTCATCGCCGTCGCGCGCGCTCAAAGCTTCACCAAGGCGGCGGGCAAGCTCGGTGTGTCGCAGTCGGCGCTCAGCCACACCATCCGAGGGCTCGAGGAACGGCTTGGACTGCGATTGCTGACACGCACGACCCGTAGCGTTTCGCCGACGGAAGCCGGCGAACGCCTGCTGGTCTCCATCGGACCGCGGCTCGACGAGATCGAGAGCGAGCTGGCTGCCTTGAGCGCGTTCCGGGAGAAGCCGGCAGGCACGATCCGCATCAATGCCGGCGAGCATGCGGCCGATGCCGTCCTCTGGCCCGCCTTGCAAAAGCTGCTGCCTGATTATCCCGATATCAATGTCGAGATCATCGTTGACTACGGTCTGACCGACATCGTCGCGGAGCGCTACGATGCGGGGGTGCGGCTGGGAGAACAGGTAGCGAAGGACATGATCGCGGTGCGCATCGGCACCGACATGCGCATGGCCGTGGTCGGCGCTCCCGCCTATTTCGACACCAGGCCGAAGCCGCTGACGCCGCAGGACCTTACGGATCACAATTGCATCAACCTGCGCCTGCCGACCTATGGCAGTGTCTATGCCTGGGAGTTCGAAAAGGACGGGCGCGAACTCAGGGTTCGCGTCGAAGGACAGTTGGTCTTCAACAATATAGCGCTCCGGCTGAATGCCGTGCTGGCCGGTCTGGGCCTTGCCTATATGCCGGAGAACTTGGTCGAGACGCATCTTGCCGAGGGGCGGCTGGTGCGGGTCCTTGAGGATTGGTGCCTGCCGTTTTCCGGCTACCATCTCTACTATCCGAGCCGCAGGCATACATCGCCGGCATTCGCCCTCGTCGTCGATGCGCTGCGCTATCGGGGATAG
- a CDS encoding ATPase domain-containing protein, which translates to MNTAASATKARTGVSGLDTVLAGGLSPGHVFLLEGNPGAGKTTIALQFLIEGARLGEQGLYITLSETESELRAGAASHGMVIDGNIEIFEVVPPESLLDADQQQSLLYSSDLELGETTREIFAAFERVKPSRVVLDSLSEIRLLAQSSLRYRRQILALKHYFARQGATVLLLDDLTSDTLDKTVHSVVHGVIHLDELAPNYGSERRRLRVMKYRGQAFRGGYHDFTIHTGGVVVFPRLVAAEHRLNYVRDQLPSNIAELDLLLGGGLERGSSTLILGPAGTGKSTFSFQFLMAAIARGERAAAFIFDEELGLLFARLKQLGIDLEGLRDEGLLHIEQLDAAELSPGEFAHRVRTCVDRSGAKTVVIDSINGYQASMPDENSLILHMHELLQYLNRQGANTFLTVAQHGLVGDMKSPVDVTYLADTVILLRYFEAVGRVRRAVSVIKKRTGQHEDTIREYRIDADGLTIGDPIVGFQGVLRGVPDFVAKSAALLPTDSEGGGNS; encoded by the coding sequence ATGAATACTGCGGCGTCTGCCACGAAAGCTCGGACCGGCGTGTCCGGTTTGGATACAGTTCTGGCGGGGGGCCTTTCGCCGGGGCACGTGTTTCTCCTGGAGGGAAATCCGGGAGCGGGCAAAACGACGATTGCGCTGCAGTTCCTGATCGAAGGTGCGCGGCTCGGCGAGCAGGGGCTCTACATCACCCTTTCGGAAACCGAGAGCGAACTCCGAGCCGGCGCCGCATCGCACGGCATGGTGATCGATGGCAATATCGAGATCTTCGAGGTCGTGCCGCCGGAAAGCCTGCTGGATGCCGACCAGCAGCAGAGCCTGCTTTATTCGTCGGATCTTGAACTCGGAGAGACGACAAGAGAAATCTTCGCCGCCTTCGAGCGGGTCAAGCCGAGCCGGGTGGTTCTCGACAGCCTATCCGAGATAAGGCTTCTCGCACAAAGCTCGCTGCGCTACCGCCGACAGATTCTTGCGCTCAAACATTATTTTGCCCGGCAAGGGGCGACCGTGCTTCTCCTCGACGATCTGACCTCCGACACGCTCGACAAGACGGTACACAGCGTCGTGCACGGGGTTATCCATCTCGACGAGCTGGCGCCGAATTACGGCTCCGAACGGCGACGCCTGAGGGTGATGAAATACCGCGGGCAGGCTTTTCGCGGCGGCTACCACGACTTCACCATCCACACCGGCGGTGTCGTCGTGTTTCCGCGTCTCGTCGCCGCAGAACACAGGTTGAATTATGTTCGCGATCAGCTTCCCAGCAATATTGCAGAGCTGGACCTTCTTCTGGGCGGAGGGCTCGAGCGAGGGTCCAGTACACTGATCCTCGGTCCCGCCGGCACCGGCAAGAGCACTTTTTCCTTTCAATTCTTGATGGCGGCCATCGCGCGCGGAGAAAGGGCGGCTGCCTTTATTTTCGACGAGGAGCTCGGTTTGCTGTTCGCCCGCCTAAAACAGCTCGGGATAGATCTCGAGGGACTGAGGGATGAGGGTCTGCTGCACATCGAGCAGCTCGATGCCGCGGAACTGTCACCCGGCGAATTCGCCCACCGCGTGCGGACTTGTGTCGACAGGTCAGGCGCCAAGACCGTCGTCATCGACAGCATCAATGGCTACCAGGCTTCGATGCCGGATGAAAATTCGCTGATATTGCATATGCACGAGCTGCTGCAATATCTGAATAGACAAGGCGCGAACACCTTCCTTACGGTCGCCCAGCACGGACTGGTCGGCGATATGAAATCACCTGTTGACGTTACCTACCTCGCCGATACCGTCATCCTCCTGCGTTACTTCGAGGCCGTGGGACGTGTGCGGCGGGCGGTCTCCGTCATCAAGAAGAGGACCGGCCAACACGAGGACACCATCCGGGAGTATCGGATCGATGCGGACGGCCTGACGATCGGAGATCCCATCGTCGGTTTTCAGGGGGTGCTTCGTGGCGTCCCGGACTTCGTTGCAAAGTCCGCAGCGCTTTTGCCAACCGACAGTGAGGGCGGCGGCAATTCCTAA
- a CDS encoding response regulator has protein sequence MRAAAIPNSSNPKALIYAPAGRDAQVAASLNDEAGLSSIAVADLNLFASSLDDDIAVGVLTEEAVRGSDLKRIAAWVAAQPSWSDLPFIVLTRRGGGPERNPAAARLSEVLGNVAFLERPFHATSFISVARTALKGRLRQYEARARLEALSEGERRLQTALAAGRLGAWELELSSMALSASATCKAVFGRGPDDDVTRDDLIASIHPDDRDLVLARLRRTIDTGEDYSIEHRTIWPDGSLHWTEVHAQLYADRYGSASKLVGVCSDTTARKTIEENLRRLNENLEERVRERTREVNAAHQTLLEEVAQRERAEEQLRQSQKMEAIGQLTGGVAHDFNNLLMVVLGNLELLGKHVAGDAKATRLVDGAVQGARRGAALTQRLLAFARQQDLQVKPVDLAELVSGMNDLLRRSVGSSISIETSLPATLPPALVDANQLELALLNLAVNARDAMPDGGTLLISLREEQVAGDDVALGKGAYIVLAVADSGTGMDAETLKKAVDPFFSTKELGKGTGLGLSMIHGLAVQLNGALLLTSELGVGTIAELWLPATERRPERAIEAELPVPQAASRLKILLVDDDALIAMSSVDMLEDLGHEVVEANSGAQALELISSGQHFDLVITDYSMPGMTGAQLAQAARDIHPALPIVLATGYADLPAGTDIDLPRLAKPYDQAQLAKEIAKAMASETVPLLRSGGDAGGSKPRLSKADDVSDKIGDGACVV, from the coding sequence GTGAGGGCGGCGGCAATTCCTAATTCCAGTAACCCGAAGGCACTGATCTATGCACCGGCCGGACGCGATGCCCAGGTTGCGGCATCCTTGAACGATGAGGCCGGACTATCATCGATCGCAGTTGCCGATTTGAATCTCTTCGCGTCATCGCTGGATGACGACATCGCGGTTGGCGTGTTGACGGAAGAGGCCGTTCGCGGCAGTGACCTGAAACGGATCGCTGCCTGGGTTGCCGCCCAACCAAGCTGGTCCGATCTGCCGTTCATCGTCCTTACCCGCCGCGGTGGCGGACCTGAACGAAATCCAGCCGCTGCCAGGCTTTCCGAGGTTCTCGGTAATGTCGCTTTTCTGGAGAGGCCGTTCCATGCGACGTCCTTTATCAGCGTTGCCCGCACAGCTTTAAAGGGACGTCTGCGCCAATACGAAGCGCGCGCCCGGCTCGAGGCTCTGAGCGAGGGAGAACGCCGATTGCAGACGGCACTCGCCGCCGGTCGTCTCGGGGCATGGGAGCTGGAACTGTCCTCTATGGCCTTGTCGGCCTCGGCGACCTGCAAAGCGGTCTTCGGCCGCGGGCCGGATGACGATGTCACCCGCGACGATCTGATCGCCAGCATCCACCCCGATGACCGGGACCTTGTGCTGGCACGCCTGCGCCGGACGATTGATACCGGAGAAGACTATTCGATCGAGCACAGGACGATCTGGCCGGATGGATCACTGCATTGGACCGAAGTCCATGCGCAGCTCTACGCCGACAGATATGGGTCCGCCAGCAAACTGGTCGGCGTCTGCTCCGATACCACCGCCCGCAAGACCATCGAAGAAAATCTGAGACGGCTCAATGAGAACCTCGAAGAGCGTGTGAGGGAACGGACCAGGGAGGTCAACGCTGCCCACCAGACCCTGCTTGAGGAGGTCGCCCAGCGCGAAAGGGCCGAGGAGCAGCTTCGCCAATCGCAGAAAATGGAAGCGATTGGCCAACTGACCGGTGGCGTCGCCCATGATTTCAACAATCTGCTGATGGTTGTTCTCGGAAATCTGGAGCTGCTCGGCAAGCACGTGGCTGGAGATGCGAAGGCGACGCGTCTGGTCGATGGCGCGGTTCAGGGCGCGCGACGCGGGGCGGCGCTGACGCAGCGGCTGCTGGCTTTTGCCAGACAGCAGGATCTGCAGGTCAAGCCCGTCGATCTGGCCGAGTTGGTCTCCGGCATGAACGACTTGCTGCGGCGCTCGGTCGGATCGTCGATCAGCATCGAAACCAGCCTGCCGGCGACGCTGCCGCCGGCGCTAGTCGATGCGAACCAGCTCGAATTGGCGCTGCTCAACCTTGCGGTCAATGCCCGCGATGCGATGCCGGATGGCGGGACGCTGTTGATATCGCTGCGTGAGGAGCAGGTGGCCGGCGATGACGTCGCTCTCGGCAAGGGGGCATATATTGTGCTGGCAGTGGCCGACAGCGGCACCGGCATGGACGCGGAGACGCTGAAGAAGGCGGTCGATCCGTTTTTCTCTACCAAGGAACTCGGAAAGGGCACGGGCCTAGGCTTGTCGATGATCCACGGACTTGCCGTTCAGCTCAATGGCGCACTTCTTCTGACCAGCGAGCTTGGAGTGGGAACAATTGCCGAACTGTGGCTTCCGGCGACCGAACGGCGCCCCGAGCGGGCGATCGAAGCGGAACTGCCCGTTCCGCAAGCTGCATCCAGACTGAAGATCCTTCTGGTCGATGACGATGCCTTGATCGCCATGAGTTCGGTCGACATGCTTGAAGATCTCGGCCACGAGGTCGTCGAAGCAAACTCCGGCGCGCAGGCGCTGGAACTGATCAGCAGCGGTCAGCATTTCGACCTTGTCATAACCGACTATTCGATGCCTGGTATGACCGGCGCACAGCTTGCTCAGGCCGCACGGGACATTCATCCGGCATTGCCGATCGTGCTGGCGACAGGTTACGCCGATCTTCCTGCCGGCACCGATATCGATCTTCCGAGATTGGCAAAGCCCTATGATCAGGCTCAGCTCGCCAAGGAAATTGCCAAGGCGATGGCAAGCGAAACGGTTCCGCTTCTCAGGTCCGGCGGTGACGCAGGTGGTTCAAAGCCTCGCCTATCCAAGGCCGACGATGTCAGCGATAAAATCGGCGATGGCGCCTGTGTCGTCTAG
- the mobB gene encoding molybdopterin-guanine dinucleotide biosynthesis protein B — MTAPKIFGIAGWKNSGKTGLAVRLVTEFTRRGYRISTIKHAHHDFDIDKVGADSYRHRQAGAHEVTIVSGTRYAIMHELRGAPEPEFEEILARLAPCDLVLIEGYKREPIPKIEARRLEAANREPLAPSDPHICAIAADHAVTDTALPVFDLDDTGAIADFIADIVGLG; from the coding sequence ATGACCGCACCGAAAATCTTCGGCATCGCCGGCTGGAAGAACTCAGGCAAGACGGGGCTCGCCGTCCGGCTGGTGACGGAGTTCACTCGCCGCGGCTACAGGATCTCGACGATCAAGCACGCCCATCATGATTTCGACATCGACAAGGTCGGGGCCGACAGCTACCGCCACCGCCAAGCCGGCGCTCACGAGGTCACCATCGTCTCCGGCACGCGCTACGCCATCATGCACGAGCTGCGCGGTGCGCCAGAACCTGAGTTCGAGGAGATCCTCGCCCGTCTCGCCCCCTGCGATCTCGTGCTGATCGAAGGTTACAAGCGCGAGCCGATCCCGAAGATCGAGGCCCGCCGCCTGGAGGCCGCCAATCGCGAACCGCTGGCGCCAAGCGATCCCCATATCTGCGCCATCGCCGCCGATCATGCCGTCACGGACACGGCCTTGCCGGTCTTCGATCTAGACGACACAGGCGCCATCGCCGATTTTATCGCTGACATCGTCGGCCTTGGATAG
- the mobA gene encoding molybdenum cofactor guanylyltransferase MobA — translation MAEFSLDKSQIAGVVLAGGRSQRMGRDKAGVMLGAESLLHHVLTRLSQQAPLVAVNADAAAESVPVVPDRFRGKAGPMAGIHAAMVYAAGLPSTTHVVTVSVDCPFFPADLVARLAAAVDHPSQVAIAASEGRSHPVFGLWPVTLAADLEAWIATDEKRRVRDFLLRHDVTEVAFPLHPTRASLLDPFFNINTPDDLVEAERWLEALRG, via the coding sequence ATGGCTGAATTCTCATTGGATAAATCTCAAATAGCGGGCGTCGTGCTGGCCGGCGGCCGCTCACAGCGCATGGGCCGCGACAAGGCGGGCGTGATGCTCGGGGCCGAGAGCCTGCTCCACCATGTGCTGACCCGCCTCTCGCAGCAGGCCCCGCTCGTTGCCGTCAACGCCGATGCCGCCGCCGAGAGCGTGCCTGTCGTTCCCGACCGTTTTCGCGGCAAGGCCGGGCCGATGGCCGGTATCCATGCGGCCATGGTCTATGCCGCCGGCCTGCCGTCGACCACCCATGTCGTCACCGTCTCGGTGGATTGCCCGTTCTTCCCGGCCGATCTCGTCGCCCGGCTGGCGGCAGCGGTCGACCACCCCTCGCAGGTCGCCATTGCAGCCTCCGAGGGCCGCAGCCATCCTGTCTTCGGGCTTTGGCCGGTGACGCTGGCCGCCGATCTCGAAGCCTGGATCGCCACCGACGAGAAGCGCCGCGTACGCGACTTCCTGTTACGACATGACGTTACGGAAGTGGCGTTTCCGCTGCATCCGACCCGTGCCAGCCTGCTGGATCCCTTCTTCAACATCAATACGCCCGACGATCTCGTCGAGGCGGAACGCTGGCTGGAGGCCCTTCGCGGATGA
- a CDS encoding DMT family transporter, with product MPRSRNTEGAIYMSMAMAGFSASDALSKSVIGYMNAGEIMFLRGLFTSLLVYLIAWKMGALRSWRIMLQPMIIFRIICETLSAVTYITALGMMPIANASAILQSLPLVVTFGAALFFGEPVGWRRWSAILVGLVGVMIIIRPGPEGFTAAALLCVAAVLTTAGRDLATRSISPEIPSLMITVITAISASFFGALLIPVLGGWQPVSATALGHLVLASVLVLVGYQSVILAMRTGEISFVAPFRYTSLIFSSVLGFFFFAEVPDSWTLVGAAIVIASGLYTFYREAKRRVSPIAQESAPRAPV from the coding sequence ATGCCGCGGTCACGCAATACTGAGGGCGCCATCTATATGAGTATGGCGATGGCCGGCTTTTCCGCGAGCGACGCTCTGTCCAAATCGGTGATCGGCTATATGAACGCTGGCGAAATCATGTTCCTGCGCGGCCTCTTCACCAGCCTGCTCGTCTATCTGATCGCCTGGAAAATGGGCGCGCTGCGTTCCTGGCGCATCATGCTGCAGCCGATGATCATTTTCAGGATCATCTGCGAGACGCTCTCCGCCGTCACCTATATCACCGCGCTCGGCATGATGCCGATCGCCAATGCCTCGGCGATCCTGCAATCGCTGCCACTGGTCGTCACCTTCGGCGCGGCGCTCTTCTTTGGCGAGCCGGTCGGCTGGCGGCGCTGGTCGGCGATCCTCGTCGGCCTCGTCGGCGTGATGATCATCATTCGTCCCGGCCCTGAGGGATTCACCGCCGCCGCCCTCCTCTGCGTCGCCGCGGTGCTGACGACGGCCGGCCGCGATCTCGCCACCCGGAGCATCAGTCCGGAGATTCCCTCGCTGATGATAACCGTCATCACCGCCATATCAGCCTCCTTCTTCGGTGCGCTGCTCATTCCAGTGCTTGGCGGCTGGCAGCCGGTCAGCGCCACCGCGCTTGGTCATCTCGTGCTCGCATCGGTGCTGGTGCTCGTTGGCTATCAGTCGGTCATCCTCGCCATGCGCACTGGCGAAATCTCTTTCGTAGCGCCGTTCCGCTATACCAGCCTGATCTTCTCTTCTGTGCTCGGCTTCTTTTTCTTCGCCGAAGTGCCTGACAGCTGGACGCTCGTGGGGGCTGCGATCGTCATCGCCTCCGGCCTCTATACGTTCTATCGTGAGGCCAAGCGCCGCGTGTCGCCGATCGCGCAGGAATCCGCGCCGCGCGCGCCGGTTTGA
- a CDS encoding SDR family oxidoreductase has translation MTLLNDKIAIITGASSGIGRAAAKLFAREGAKLVVTGRRQDALDAVIAEIEAEGGQAVAISGDVKDEALQARLVETAVSRFGRLDIAFNNAGILGEMGPVAGLSLEGWRETIETNLTAAFLGAKHQSAAMGKGGGSLIFTSTFVGHTVGMPGMAAYAASKAGLIGFVQVLAAELGAQKIRVNALLPGGTDTPASITNAPDATPEVLAFVEGLHALKRMAQPEEIANAALFLASDMSSFVTGTAMLADGGVSISRT, from the coding sequence ATGACACTTCTCAACGACAAGATCGCAATCATCACCGGCGCAAGCTCCGGTATCGGCCGCGCCGCGGCGAAACTCTTTGCGCGGGAAGGCGCCAAGCTCGTGGTCACCGGCCGGCGGCAGGACGCGCTCGATGCCGTCATCGCGGAAATCGAGGCGGAGGGTGGGCAGGCCGTCGCCATATCAGGCGATGTCAAGGACGAAGCGCTGCAGGCAAGGCTCGTCGAAACGGCGGTCTCGCGCTTCGGCCGGCTCGACATCGCCTTCAACAATGCCGGCATCCTCGGTGAAATGGGGCCGGTCGCCGGGCTGTCGCTCGAGGGCTGGCGCGAGACGATCGAGACCAATCTCACCGCCGCCTTCCTCGGCGCCAAACACCAGTCGGCGGCGATGGGAAAAGGCGGCGGATCGCTGATCTTCACCTCGACTTTCGTCGGCCACACCGTCGGTATGCCTGGCATGGCCGCCTATGCGGCGAGCAAGGCGGGGCTGATCGGCTTCGTGCAGGTGCTCGCCGCTGAACTCGGAGCGCAGAAGATCCGCGTCAACGCACTGCTTCCTGGTGGCACCGACACGCCCGCCAGCATTACCAACGCGCCTGATGCCACGCCGGAGGTGCTCGCCTTCGTGGAGGGGCTGCATGCGCTGAAACGCATGGCGCAACCCGAAGAGATCGCCAATGCGGCGCTTTTCCTCGCCTCCGACATGTCGAGCTTCGTGACCGGCACGGCGATGCTGGCCGATGGCGGCGTTTCAATCAGCCGGACATAG
- the ribB gene encoding 3,4-dihydroxy-2-butanone-4-phosphate synthase — protein MTIATIEDAISAIASGKMVVVVDDQNRENEGDIVVAADAVTPETIAFMMTHARGLVCIAMEGERLDALDIPLMVPNNTESHKTAFTVSVDYLKGTTTGISAADRAATVRALVDDRAKPADFARPGHIFPLRANPRGVLGRPGHTEAAVDLARLAGRVPAGVICEVANDDGTMSRLPELTLFAERHNLPLVTIEDLVAYLDRQAARDIREVA, from the coding sequence ATGACTATCGCAACAATTGAAGATGCCATATCAGCCATTGCCAGCGGCAAGATGGTCGTCGTCGTCGACGACCAGAACCGGGAAAACGAGGGCGATATCGTGGTCGCGGCCGATGCCGTCACCCCAGAAACAATCGCCTTCATGATGACCCACGCCCGTGGTCTCGTCTGCATCGCCATGGAAGGCGAGCGTCTCGATGCGCTCGACATTCCGCTGATGGTGCCCAACAACACGGAATCGCACAAAACCGCCTTCACGGTCTCGGTTGATTATCTCAAGGGCACGACGACGGGCATTTCTGCGGCGGACCGCGCCGCCACCGTCCGCGCCCTGGTCGATGATCGCGCAAAGCCCGCCGATTTCGCTCGCCCCGGCCACATCTTTCCGCTCCGCGCCAACCCCCGCGGCGTGCTCGGCCGCCCCGGCCATACAGAAGCCGCCGTCGATCTCGCCCGCCTCGCTGGAAGGGTCCCCGCCGGCGTCATCTGCGAAGTCGCCAACGACGACGGAACCATGTCCCGCCTGCCCGAACTCACGCTCTTCGCCGAACGCCATAACCTCCCCCTCGTTACCATCGAGGACCTGGTCGCCTATCTCGACCGCCAGGCGGCAAGAGACATACGCGAAGTCGCTTGA